The following are encoded in a window of Limisphaerales bacterium genomic DNA:
- a CDS encoding efflux RND transporter permease subunit, with translation MNNIIEWFARNRVAANLLAAFFIIAGLLAIPKIKQEVFPEFDSNWVLIEVPYPGAAPEETEEGICARVEQAVQGLEGVKQMVSTAAEGAGVVAIELLPRADGQKFLDEAKAKVNAIDTFPKEAEKPVISEIIIRKQVINIAVSGDVGEKALKRASERVRDELLAQSGITQVELVNVRPYEISIELREDELRRFNLTFDEVAAAVRSSSLNLPAGTLKTSGGDILLRANAQAYEQIDFESVPLRTHPDGSRLTLGQVARVKDGFAEVDSHARFDGKPSALVRVFRVGDQSALDISRFVKQYVATAQPHMPAGIFLETWQDDSSYLRSRLDLLLRNGRAGLVLVFFILALFLRFRLAMWVTFGIPVSFLGTLWLMPAMDASISLITLFAFIVVLGIVVDDAIVLGENIYTHQEKYGPGIKSTISGALEVGRPVIFGVLTTVAAFYPLLAIEGNTGKILRYIPMIVMPTLLFSLVECLFILPAHLRNLPDIKKEKKPGPWARFQSAFAGGVERFILKVYQPFLETCLRWRYLTLSVGVSALCLTLAGYAGGHFKFIFFPPVEGDNVAAWVSFARGTPVEATEKAVQQLENAAKQLQLEITASGNDDTNAILHSLSSIGQQPFRMEAEMAGGNYEASHFGSHKGEVHLEVSPSEERGITSQAMADRWRELAGDFSGATEVGFSASIFSAGKPINIRLSGPDLPALKAATEQLKARLRNYPGVQDVTDTFRRGKRELKIKLKPEAELLGLRQADLAHQVRQAFYGEEAQRVQRNRDDVKVMVRYPPDRRRSVHDLSDLRVHTRSGFEVPFSEVGETQEDRGYASIRRVDGRRSVNITADVDITQIEPNKLITSLEANDLPKLAAEFPGLQHSFQGARQEQELTLNSMFRSFLVAMVMIYALLAIPFGSYIQPFIVMMAIPFGLIGAVLGHLIMGMELTVLSMFGVVALTGVVVNDSLVMVDFVNRNRPKYKEIIDAVRVSGVARFRAIMLTSLTTFAGLTPLVFFEESVQAQFLVPMAVSIGFGVMFATLVTLVLVPSFYMILEDLRASWQWLYGTPAVEPEKG, from the coding sequence ATGAATAATATTATTGAATGGTTTGCGCGCAATCGAGTGGCGGCAAATTTGCTCGCGGCGTTTTTTATAATAGCCGGGTTGCTGGCGATCCCAAAGATTAAACAGGAAGTGTTTCCGGAGTTTGATTCAAATTGGGTTTTAATCGAGGTGCCCTATCCCGGCGCGGCCCCGGAGGAAACCGAGGAGGGTATCTGTGCGCGCGTGGAACAGGCGGTGCAGGGATTGGAGGGCGTAAAGCAAATGGTATCTACCGCGGCCGAGGGGGCAGGGGTGGTAGCGATCGAATTACTGCCGCGCGCGGATGGCCAAAAGTTTCTGGATGAAGCGAAGGCCAAAGTGAATGCGATCGACACGTTTCCCAAAGAAGCAGAAAAGCCTGTCATCAGTGAAATTATCATCCGCAAACAGGTGATTAATATTGCTGTGAGTGGGGACGTTGGGGAAAAGGCGCTCAAACGTGCGAGCGAACGTGTGCGTGATGAATTGCTTGCTCAATCGGGGATTACTCAGGTGGAGCTGGTTAACGTGCGTCCATACGAAATTTCCATTGAGTTACGCGAAGATGAATTGCGACGGTTTAATCTGACCTTCGATGAAGTGGCGGCCGCGGTGCGTTCCAGTTCGCTCAATCTCCCGGCGGGTACGTTGAAGACCTCCGGTGGTGATATTCTGTTGCGAGCAAACGCTCAGGCTTACGAACAGATCGATTTTGAATCAGTGCCGCTCCGGACACATCCCGATGGGAGCCGCCTTACACTCGGCCAAGTGGCACGGGTGAAAGACGGTTTTGCAGAGGTCGATTCGCACGCACGTTTTGACGGGAAACCTTCGGCCTTGGTGCGTGTGTTTCGGGTGGGCGACCAAAGTGCGCTGGATATTTCACGATTCGTTAAGCAATACGTCGCCACCGCACAGCCTCATATGCCCGCAGGCATTTTTTTGGAAACGTGGCAGGACGATTCATCTTATCTGCGAAGTCGACTGGACCTTCTTTTGCGCAACGGACGGGCGGGACTGGTGTTAGTGTTTTTTATTTTGGCACTATTTCTCCGGTTTCGATTGGCAATGTGGGTGACCTTCGGGATCCCTGTTTCATTCCTCGGCACATTGTGGTTAATGCCGGCGATGGATGCATCGATCAGTTTAATCACGCTGTTTGCCTTTATTGTGGTGCTCGGTATTGTGGTGGATGACGCCATTGTGTTGGGCGAAAACATTTACACTCATCAGGAAAAATACGGACCGGGAATCAAAAGCACCATCAGCGGAGCGCTCGAGGTGGGGCGACCTGTAATCTTTGGAGTGCTCACCACAGTGGCAGCGTTTTACCCACTGCTTGCAATCGAGGGAAATACCGGAAAAATCTTGAGATATATTCCAATGATTGTGATGCCGACACTGTTGTTTTCATTGGTGGAATGTTTATTTATTTTGCCGGCTCACTTGCGGAATTTGCCCGATATAAAAAAAGAAAAAAAACCGGGTCCATGGGCAAGATTTCAATCCGCATTCGCCGGAGGTGTTGAGCGGTTCATATTGAAGGTGTACCAGCCCTTCCTGGAGACGTGTTTGCGCTGGCGATATCTCACTCTTTCAGTTGGGGTAAGCGCGCTATGCCTCACCCTTGCGGGTTATGCCGGCGGCCATTTCAAGTTCATTTTTTTTCCACCGGTAGAGGGTGATAACGTTGCCGCGTGGGTTAGTTTTGCCCGCGGAACGCCGGTGGAAGCCACCGAAAAGGCGGTGCAACAATTGGAAAATGCCGCGAAACAGTTGCAGCTAGAAATAACGGCCAGCGGCAATGATGACACCAATGCCATACTTCATTCGCTATCGAGTATCGGGCAGCAACCTTTCCGAATGGAAGCGGAAATGGCGGGGGGTAATTATGAGGCAAGTCATTTTGGCAGTCACAAAGGGGAGGTTCATTTGGAAGTGTCGCCTTCAGAAGAGCGCGGCATAACAAGTCAGGCGATGGCCGATCGCTGGCGGGAATTGGCTGGTGATTTTTCCGGGGCCACGGAAGTGGGTTTCAGTGCCAGTATTTTTTCTGCGGGAAAACCAATCAACATCAGATTGAGTGGCCCGGACCTCCCGGCGCTGAAGGCCGCTACGGAACAGTTGAAAGCCCGGCTCAGAAATTACCCCGGCGTGCAGGATGTCACGGATACGTTTCGAAGGGGTAAACGCGAATTAAAAATCAAGCTGAAACCCGAGGCTGAGCTGCTTGGGTTGCGTCAAGCCGATCTTGCGCATCAAGTTCGGCAGGCGTTTTACGGTGAGGAAGCCCAACGCGTGCAGCGCAATCGGGATGACGTGAAAGTGATGGTTCGGTATCCGCCCGATCGACGCCGATCGGTGCACGACCTCAGCGATTTACGTGTCCATACGCGGAGTGGATTTGAGGTCCCATTTTCAGAAGTGGGCGAGACTCAAGAAGACCGTGGGTATGCAAGTATTCGGCGAGTGGATGGCCGGCGCTCGGTAAATATTACTGCCGATGTGGATATCACCCAAATAGAGCCTAACAAACTGATCACCAGTTTGGAGGCAAATGATTTGCCAAAATTGGCCGCGGAATTCCCAGGCCTTCAACATAGTTTCCAAGGCGCGCGTCAGGAGCAAGAGCTCACACTTAACAGTATGTTCCGGTCATTTCTGGTTGCGATGGTGATGATTTACGCGCTACTGGCAATTCCGTTTGGGTCTTACATTCAGCCCTTTATCGTGATGATGGCAATCCCGTTTGGCCTAATTGGCGCGGTGTTGGGGCATTTGATTATGGGGATGGAGCTGACGGTGCTTTCGATGTTCGGCGTGGTGGCACTTACCGGTGTGGTGGTGAACGACAGTCTCGTGATGGTGGATTTTGTGAATCGCAATCGTCCGAAATACAAAGAAATCATCGACGCGGTTCGCGTGAGTGGTGTGGCGCGTTTTCGAGCAATTATGCTTACTTCACTTACCACCTTCGCAGGGCTGACGCCGCTGGTGTTTTTTGAGGAAAGTGTGCAGGCTCAGTTTCTCGTTCCGATGGCCGTGTCGATTGGCTTTGGTGTGATGTTTGCCACCCTGGTCACGTTGGTGCTCGTGCCTTCGTTTTACATGATCCTGGAAGACCTCCGCGCCAGTTGGCAGTGGCTTTACGGGACGCCCGCTGTCGAGCCCGAAAAAGGGTGA
- a CDS encoding nucleoside monophosphate kinase, translated as MKYNAVLLFGAPGSGKGTQGRILRHLPDCYYFACGDAFRNLRPDDPLGKTFLEYSSRGELVPDEFTITLWQKNMESAIVKGAFHPKQDFLVLDGIPRNPHQVEMMSEHVNVMAVLHLACPDQEQMIQRIQRRALLESRLDDANLDIIRQRFETYKKETQPVLDCFDASIVHEIDSTQPPVKVLGGVAEALGQLEFCN; from the coding sequence ATGAAATACAACGCCGTCTTGCTGTTTGGCGCTCCCGGTTCCGGAAAGGGAACTCAAGGACGCATCCTTCGGCATCTTCCTGATTGTTACTACTTCGCCTGTGGGGATGCCTTTCGTAATTTGCGTCCAGATGACCCGCTTGGAAAAACTTTTTTGGAATACTCGAGTCGCGGCGAGTTGGTGCCTGACGAATTTACCATCACGCTTTGGCAGAAAAATATGGAGAGTGCCATCGTTAAGGGAGCCTTTCACCCCAAGCAGGATTTCCTGGTGCTCGACGGGATTCCGCGCAACCCGCATCAAGTTGAAATGATGAGCGAGCATGTCAATGTGATGGCCGTGCTGCATTTGGCCTGTCCGGATCAGGAGCAAATGATCCAACGAATTCAACGCCGTGCCTTACTCGAAAGCAGGCTCGACGATGCCAATCTCGACATCATTCGGCAACGATTCGAAACCTATAAAAAGGAAACCCAGCCTGTGCTTGATTGCTTTGATGCCAGCATTGTACACGAAATCGACTCCACCCAACCCCCTGTCAAAGTGCTCGGCGGTGTTGCCGAAGCGCTGGGGCAACTGGAGTTCTGTAATTGA
- a CDS encoding efflux RND transporter periplasmic adaptor subunit: MMRRVLQVALPVFVLGIGLYGSWWLTTHRKTVTAKSSERFKPRVESLSVKRVTFRPEIHSQGTAMPRREIGLSPVVSGRVVWVSPQLVVGGLFDQGTELVRIDRGDYELALRQATADIQTAQAGMTNALAKVASGVAQVAQAQALITREEAEAAAARAEWKLLGRKGEPAALLVREPQLREARATKASAEALTGASRAQFESGKAVLAAAEAVRDQALVNLKRCQLFAPFKGRVQSQSIGLGQLVSRGSVLAKIQPVAVAEVRLPLPIGEFKYLDLNEAMRGGIVDGPEVELSSGGEIWGGKIVRAEGEVDTRTRMITVVASVPGPYASGKPPLSFGRFVRARIDGRAMEGVVVLPRAALREGSGVYVLRNGKLFSQPVTLAWSDRARVVIDSGLKEGERVCLSPLDSFVEGMEVRSDE, from the coding sequence ATGATGCGACGAGTGTTACAAGTTGCCTTGCCGGTTTTCGTGCTCGGAATCGGCCTATATGGTTCTTGGTGGTTGACGACTCATCGCAAGACGGTTACTGCGAAGTCATCGGAACGGTTTAAGCCGAGAGTGGAATCGCTGTCCGTGAAGCGGGTGACATTCCGGCCGGAAATCCATTCGCAAGGCACGGCGATGCCGCGCCGCGAAATCGGACTGTCACCGGTAGTAAGCGGTCGGGTGGTTTGGGTTTCGCCGCAACTGGTGGTGGGAGGTTTATTTGATCAGGGCACCGAATTGGTGCGGATTGATCGTGGTGATTACGAATTAGCGTTACGCCAAGCGACTGCGGATATTCAAACGGCGCAGGCAGGGATGACGAACGCTCTGGCAAAAGTGGCCAGTGGTGTGGCACAGGTCGCCCAAGCGCAGGCTTTGATTACCCGTGAAGAAGCTGAGGCTGCCGCCGCGCGTGCGGAATGGAAATTGCTGGGCCGCAAAGGTGAGCCGGCGGCACTATTGGTGCGTGAGCCGCAGTTGCGCGAAGCTCGAGCGACAAAAGCCTCGGCGGAAGCATTGACGGGAGCTTCACGCGCGCAATTCGAATCAGGGAAGGCGGTATTGGCAGCAGCGGAGGCAGTGCGGGATCAAGCGCTGGTCAACCTCAAACGATGTCAATTGTTTGCGCCATTTAAAGGGCGTGTTCAATCTCAATCCATCGGCTTGGGCCAACTCGTTTCGCGGGGCAGTGTGCTGGCGAAAATCCAGCCGGTGGCTGTAGCTGAAGTACGTTTGCCATTGCCGATTGGGGAATTCAAATATTTGGATTTGAACGAGGCGATGCGGGGCGGGATCGTGGATGGGCCGGAGGTGGAACTTAGCTCGGGCGGGGAAATCTGGGGCGGGAAAATTGTGCGTGCGGAAGGTGAAGTGGACACCCGCACTCGAATGATAACGGTTGTGGCAAGCGTGCCCGGTCCGTATGCGTCGGGGAAGCCGCCATTGAGTTTCGGAAGGTTTGTGAGGGCGCGGATTGATGGGCGCGCAATGGAGGGCGTGGTGGTGCTGCCACGGGCAGCGTTACGTGAAGGCTCAGGTGTTTATGTGTTGCGCAACGGCAAATTATTTTCTCAGCCGGTCACTCTTGCGTGGAGTGATCGTGCTCGGGTGGTGATTGATTCCGGCCTCAAGGAGGGGGAGCGGGTTTGTCTTTCGCCGTTGGATTCGTTTGTGGAGGGCATGGAGGTGCGGTCGGATGAATAA
- a CDS encoding methionyl-tRNA formyltransferase: MMAPRVLYMGTAELACPPLVALHQSSVADVVGVVTQPDRPSGRKLALQPSAVKQCALKLGVPVIQPKSLRNPESLKQLATFEADLFIVTAYGQILSQAALDLPPRGALNVHASLLPRHRGAAPIQWAILKGDATTGITLMRMDAGLDTGDIIASTATHIGSEDTAQTLHDRLSEMGAKLLIESLPGFLGGTLISVPQDDSASTYARKILKQDGLIDWAQPAITIQNKLRAFTPWPGLFTQLPTQKMRSVKIQKVSASTVSGNPGEVISANEQGIWVGCGEGSLSLLLLQREGGRPLNAVDFLNGCPLEPGSRLGQP; this comes from the coding sequence TTGATGGCCCCCCGCGTGCTCTACATGGGCACTGCCGAGTTGGCTTGCCCACCGCTCGTGGCGCTTCATCAAAGTTCCGTTGCGGATGTCGTAGGCGTAGTCACCCAACCGGACCGCCCCAGCGGACGAAAGCTAGCGCTTCAACCCAGTGCTGTTAAACAATGTGCACTGAAATTAGGGGTACCCGTCATCCAGCCAAAATCGCTGCGTAACCCTGAGTCACTCAAACAACTCGCCACGTTTGAAGCAGATCTTTTTATCGTAACTGCCTACGGCCAAATCCTCTCGCAAGCCGCACTTGACCTGCCTCCGCGCGGCGCGCTGAATGTTCACGCTTCACTTCTTCCGCGTCATCGAGGTGCCGCACCAATTCAGTGGGCCATCCTCAAAGGCGACGCGACCACCGGCATCACCCTGATGCGTATGGATGCCGGGCTAGACACAGGAGACATAATCGCAAGCACGGCAACCCACATTGGAAGTGAAGACACTGCTCAAACGCTACACGATCGTTTATCCGAAATGGGAGCCAAACTATTAATCGAATCATTGCCCGGTTTTTTGGGCGGCACCTTAATTTCTGTTCCTCAAGATGACAGTGCATCCACCTATGCGCGGAAAATTTTGAAACAGGATGGCTTGATTGATTGGGCTCAACCCGCGATTACCATCCAAAACAAATTGCGCGCATTCACCCCGTGGCCAGGTTTATTCACGCAATTGCCAACTCAAAAAATGCGATCAGTCAAAATCCAGAAAGTAAGCGCTTCCACGGTAAGCGGCAATCCGGGCGAGGTGATTTCCGCCAATGAACAGGGCATTTGGGTCGGTTGCGGAGAGGGGTCACTGTCGCTGTTGCTGCTTCAAAGAGAAGGGGGGAGGCCGCTCAACGCGGTTGATTTCCTCAATGGATGCCCCCTTGAACCAGGAAGCCGTCTTGGGCAACCCTGA
- a CDS encoding TetR/AcrR family transcriptional regulator: MKLKDTKRDILDAAELLFAARGPQATSLRQIIGRAKVNLAAVHYHFGSKESLLQAVMSRRLVPLNAERLALLEEQERAYGRRPVPLRKVLGALVGPALRLSRNPQKGGAVFMQLLGRCFMEPDAKIQAMLDRQLEEVAGRFIPALRRALPKLPEEDFFWRIHFLVGAMAHTMADAERLRSFSGGRCDPDDTEAMVDHLVIFLSAGFKAKSR; this comes from the coding sequence ATGAAACTGAAGGATACAAAACGTGATATCTTAGATGCCGCTGAACTCTTATTCGCGGCGCGCGGCCCTCAAGCCACCTCGTTAAGGCAAATTATTGGCCGTGCCAAAGTGAATTTGGCGGCGGTCCATTACCATTTCGGGAGTAAGGAATCTTTGTTGCAAGCGGTCATGTCACGACGGCTCGTGCCGTTAAATGCTGAACGTCTCGCGTTATTGGAGGAACAAGAACGTGCTTACGGACGCCGCCCGGTTCCATTGCGTAAAGTGCTTGGGGCGTTGGTGGGGCCGGCGCTTCGGCTGAGCCGCAATCCCCAAAAAGGCGGCGCGGTGTTCATGCAATTATTGGGCCGCTGTTTTATGGAACCGGATGCAAAAATCCAGGCGATGTTGGATCGTCAGCTGGAGGAGGTGGCCGGTCGGTTTATTCCGGCGTTGCGACGGGCGTTGCCGAAATTACCGGAGGAAGATTTTTTTTGGCGGATTCATTTTCTGGTGGGCGCAATGGCGCACACGATGGCAGACGCTGAGCGATTGCGTTCATTTTCCGGTGGGCGCTGTGATCCGGATGACACGGAAGCTATGGTTGATCATCTGGTGATTTTTTTATCCGCCGGGTTCAAGGCGAAATCACGGTGA
- a CDS encoding efflux transporter outer membrane subunit: protein MPVRSGFSLELPEQWTSGAGSTNALTADWWKSLGNFELNGLVQEALINNPNLQITAVRLEQARLRQRIASADRRPSLNASLDSNKKRSNFIGLPIGGASVLTSRSENYGFMLSSNWEMDVWGRIGAGQLAASMDTAAARAELRAGKQSLAAQTVKAWIALTEAREQLDLAAANVEILETSTRQADIRLGLGVGSALDLRLAETNLSATRALVEQWRSSRARAQRQLEVLLGRYPEGVLVGVPVLPELPPAMPAGLPSQLLTRRPDILGAHSRLIAADARTVVANAELYPVFSLTASGGTSSDELENLLNNHMLVWSLGANLTQPIFNSGRLRANVKLRQSLANEAVSQYRSTILNAFAEVETALNNERLLSEREAMLADAAGKAAQAFELAGDRFSRGLEPFARVLDAQRRVNELRGQKVGVRRLLLENRVNLHLALGGGFDLPQAEAEGRQ from the coding sequence ATGCCTGTGCGTTCAGGGTTCTCACTGGAACTCCCGGAACAATGGACGTCGGGTGCGGGTTCCACCAATGCGCTGACCGCCGACTGGTGGAAATCATTGGGCAATTTCGAATTAAACGGATTGGTTCAAGAAGCTCTGATCAATAATCCGAATTTACAGATTACAGCTGTTCGCCTTGAGCAGGCGCGTTTGCGGCAACGGATTGCGAGCGCGGATCGACGGCCTTCATTGAATGCCTCATTGGATTCAAATAAAAAACGCAGCAATTTCATCGGGTTACCGATTGGCGGGGCGTCTGTGTTAACCTCGCGATCAGAAAATTACGGATTTATGCTGTCCAGTAATTGGGAAATGGATGTGTGGGGTCGCATCGGTGCCGGGCAGTTGGCAGCGTCGATGGACACAGCCGCGGCGCGAGCGGAACTGCGGGCGGGGAAGCAATCACTGGCTGCCCAAACGGTGAAAGCGTGGATTGCATTGACGGAAGCGCGTGAGCAACTTGATTTGGCAGCGGCAAATGTGGAGATTCTCGAAACGAGCACGCGACAGGCTGATATACGCCTTGGGCTTGGAGTGGGGTCGGCGTTGGATTTGCGTTTGGCGGAGACAAACCTCTCGGCCACCCGTGCATTGGTTGAGCAATGGCGATCTTCACGGGCTCGGGCGCAGCGACAATTGGAAGTTTTGTTGGGGAGATATCCTGAAGGTGTGTTGGTCGGGGTGCCTGTTTTACCGGAATTACCACCGGCGATGCCCGCGGGCCTGCCATCCCAATTGCTCACACGTAGACCTGATATTTTGGGTGCGCATAGTCGGTTAATTGCTGCCGATGCTCGTACGGTGGTGGCGAATGCGGAGTTGTACCCAGTTTTTTCACTGACCGCTTCGGGCGGAACGTCCAGCGATGAGCTTGAGAATTTACTGAACAATCATATGCTCGTGTGGTCTCTTGGCGCAAATTTGACGCAACCGATTTTCAACTCTGGGCGGTTGCGCGCCAATGTGAAGTTGCGGCAGAGTTTGGCAAACGAGGCGGTGAGCCAATATCGTAGTACGATTCTTAATGCATTTGCTGAGGTTGAAACGGCATTAAATAATGAACGGTTATTGAGTGAGCGTGAGGCGATGTTGGCTGATGCGGCGGGCAAAGCCGCTCAGGCGTTTGAGCTGGCTGGAGACCGTTTCTCACGGGGATTGGAGCCGTTCGCGCGGGTGCTCGATGCGCAACGGCGGGTCAACGAATTGCGCGGTCAAAAGGTTGGGGTGCGTCGCTTGCTTTTGGAAAATCGAGTGAATCTTCACTTGGCATTGGGGGGTGGGTTTGATCTCCCGCAAGCAGAGGCGGAGGGGAGGCAATGA